The Pygocentrus nattereri isolate fPygNat1 chromosome 4, fPygNat1.pri, whole genome shotgun sequence genome includes a window with the following:
- the eef1db gene encoding eukaryotic translation elongation factor 1 delta b (guanine nucleotide exchange protein) isoform X1 — MPRRSPVNAGVDQIAAGISDCVTTEGLRGCLSSEVMQGLRSECAAVWFDCGVYERAESHYYVKLQEHQNGTTALARTRNNQETCHHGDQEACHHVVQTVWVNKPIFDQAECHFVAQYPKKTNSVTTPSSLQLSPANPSSNTLCDEGYLSQTPTPATPASRAINGLPFLPAPLHGVWLQKPLYDRAEAAFYQNLYRKSDPHYKPIGNDEDQVCFQDLSGTIVKETKLDRTEQQKHYNNGIKNEDRGWCHFLHADSERVWLDRSRYVEAETHFYETVAAKTNQSAIVHSSTSLKMTGVDYLAQERIWFDKPRYDEAERRFYERMNGPTLPTQDSGANSILQDIARARENIQKSLAGLKTTLQPTRGSAQKSLSPSHISIEKTSGGSSADQAELLTRMKNLELENKSLCKVVEDLRAALSKLESRVSVLEKRPAAPLPVVNGTAPNKSVFTPLPQKTPPAPANNDEDDDDDDIDLFDSDEEVDEEAERLKEQRLQEYAAKKAKKPALIAKSSILLDVKPWDDETDMAKLEECVRSVQVDGLLWGASKLVPVGYGIKKLQINCVVEDDKVGTDLLEEEITKFEDYVQSVDVAAFNKI, encoded by the exons ATGCCTCGGAGAAGTCCAGTAAATGCTGGTGTGGACCAGATTGCTGCTGGCATTTCAGACTGTGTGACTACGGAGGGCCTTAGGGGCTGTTTGTCCAGTGAGGTCATGCAAGGCCTGCGTTCAGAATGTGCTGCAGTGTGGTTCGACTGTGGCGTGtatgagagagcagagagccaCTACTATGTCAAGCTGCAAGAACATCAGAATGGAACCACTGCTCTGGCACGCACCAGGAACAACCAAGAAACCTGTCACCATGGTGACCAGGAGGCCTGTCACCATGTGGTTCAGACTGTCTGGGTCAATAAGCCCATCTTTGACCAAGCTGAATGCCATTTTGTAGCCCAGTATCCCAAAAAGACAAATTCAGTGACCACACCCAGTTCTCTCCAGTTGTCACCTGCTAACCCCTCCTCCAATACATTATGTGATGAAGGCTACCTTTCTCAAACCCCAACTCCTGCTACTCCTGCTTCAAGAGCAATCAATGGCCTCCCCTTTCTGCCTGCACCACTGCATGGGGTGTGGCTTCAGAAACCTCTGTATGACAGGGCAGAAGCAGCTTTCTATCAGAACCTGTACCGTAAAAGTGATCCCCATTACAAGCCCATTGGAAATGATGAAGACCAAGTATGCTTCCAGGACCTGAGTGGCACCATCGTCAAGGAAACCAAGCTTGACAGGACAGAGCAGCAGAAACATTACAACAATGGCATCAAGAATGAAGACAGAGGCTGGTGTCACTTTCTCCATGCGGATAGTGAGAGGGTGTGGCTTGACCGCAGTCGCTATGTGGAAGCGGAGACTCATTTCTACGAAACAGTTGCTGCCAAAACCAACCAATCTGCCATAGTCCACTCTAGCACATCACTGAA AATGACTGGAGTGGACTATTTGGCTCAGGAGAGGATATGGTTTGACAAGCCACGCTATGATGAGGCTGAACGAAGGTTTTATGAAAGGATGAATGGCCCTACACTACCTACACAG GACTCAGGAGCTAACAGTATTCTACAGGATATTGCCAGAGCTCGAGAGAACATCCAGAAGTCTCTTGCTGGG TTGAAGACGACCTTGCAGCCAACTAGAGGCTCTGCTCAAAAATCTCTAAGCCCCTCCCACATCTCCATT GAGAAGACTTCAGGAGGCAGCAGTGCTGATCAGGCAGAACTGCTCACACGCATGAAGAACCTGGAACTGGAAAACAAGAGTCTATGTAAAG TGGTGGAGGACTTGCGTGCTGCTCTCTCTAAACTGGAGAGTCGAGTCTCTGTCCTGGAAAAAAGGCCTGCAGCCCCATTACCAGTGGTTAATGGAACAGCTCctaat aaatctgTTTTCACTCCACTTCCCCAGAAAACACCACCTGCACCAGCAAacaatgatgaagatgatgatgatgatgatattgaCCTGTTTGACAGTGATGAAGAGGTGGATGAGGAGGCCGAGCGGCTCAAAGAGCAGCGGTTGCAGGAATATGCTGCCAAAAAGGCCAAAAAGCCTGCCCTTATCGCCAAATCCTCTATTTTGTTGGATGTCAAGCCT TGGGATGACGAGACAGACATGGCAAAACTAGAGGAGTGTGTAAGGTCAGTACAGGTTGACGGATTGCTGTGGGGAGCCTCCAAGCTGGTACCTGTTGGTTATGGTATTAAGAAGTTGCAGATCAATTGTGTGGTTGAGGATGACAAGGTGGGAACAGACCTGCTGGAAGAAGAAATCACTAAGTTTGAAGACTAT GTCCAGAGTGTGGATGTAGCAGCCTTCAATAAGATTTAA
- the eef1db gene encoding eukaryotic translation elongation factor 1 delta b (guanine nucleotide exchange protein) isoform X2 — MPRRSPVNAGVDQIAAGISDCVTTEGLRGCLSSEVMQGLRSECAAVWFDCGVYERAESHYYVKLQEHQNGTTALARTRNNQETCHHGDQEACHHVVQTVWVNKPIFDQAECHFVAQYPKKTNSVTTPSSLQLSPANPSSNTLCDEGYLSQTPTPATPASRAINGLPFLPAPLHGVWLQKPLYDRAEAAFYQNLYRKSDPHYKPIGNDEDQVCFQDLSGTIVKETKLDRTEQQKHYNNGIKNEDRGWCHFLHADSERVWLDRSRYVEAETHFYETVAAKTNQSAIVHSSTSLKMTGVDYLAQERIWFDKPRYDEAERRFYERMNGPTLPTQDSGANSILQDIARARENIQKSLAGLKTTLQPTRGSAQKSLSPSHISIEKTSGGSSADQAELLTRMKNLELENKSLCKVVEDLRAALSKLESRVSVLEKRPAAPLPVVNGTAPNKTPPAPANNDEDDDDDDIDLFDSDEEVDEEAERLKEQRLQEYAAKKAKKPALIAKSSILLDVKPWDDETDMAKLEECVRSVQVDGLLWGASKLVPVGYGIKKLQINCVVEDDKVGTDLLEEEITKFEDYVQSVDVAAFNKI, encoded by the exons ATGCCTCGGAGAAGTCCAGTAAATGCTGGTGTGGACCAGATTGCTGCTGGCATTTCAGACTGTGTGACTACGGAGGGCCTTAGGGGCTGTTTGTCCAGTGAGGTCATGCAAGGCCTGCGTTCAGAATGTGCTGCAGTGTGGTTCGACTGTGGCGTGtatgagagagcagagagccaCTACTATGTCAAGCTGCAAGAACATCAGAATGGAACCACTGCTCTGGCACGCACCAGGAACAACCAAGAAACCTGTCACCATGGTGACCAGGAGGCCTGTCACCATGTGGTTCAGACTGTCTGGGTCAATAAGCCCATCTTTGACCAAGCTGAATGCCATTTTGTAGCCCAGTATCCCAAAAAGACAAATTCAGTGACCACACCCAGTTCTCTCCAGTTGTCACCTGCTAACCCCTCCTCCAATACATTATGTGATGAAGGCTACCTTTCTCAAACCCCAACTCCTGCTACTCCTGCTTCAAGAGCAATCAATGGCCTCCCCTTTCTGCCTGCACCACTGCATGGGGTGTGGCTTCAGAAACCTCTGTATGACAGGGCAGAAGCAGCTTTCTATCAGAACCTGTACCGTAAAAGTGATCCCCATTACAAGCCCATTGGAAATGATGAAGACCAAGTATGCTTCCAGGACCTGAGTGGCACCATCGTCAAGGAAACCAAGCTTGACAGGACAGAGCAGCAGAAACATTACAACAATGGCATCAAGAATGAAGACAGAGGCTGGTGTCACTTTCTCCATGCGGATAGTGAGAGGGTGTGGCTTGACCGCAGTCGCTATGTGGAAGCGGAGACTCATTTCTACGAAACAGTTGCTGCCAAAACCAACCAATCTGCCATAGTCCACTCTAGCACATCACTGAA AATGACTGGAGTGGACTATTTGGCTCAGGAGAGGATATGGTTTGACAAGCCACGCTATGATGAGGCTGAACGAAGGTTTTATGAAAGGATGAATGGCCCTACACTACCTACACAG GACTCAGGAGCTAACAGTATTCTACAGGATATTGCCAGAGCTCGAGAGAACATCCAGAAGTCTCTTGCTGGG TTGAAGACGACCTTGCAGCCAACTAGAGGCTCTGCTCAAAAATCTCTAAGCCCCTCCCACATCTCCATT GAGAAGACTTCAGGAGGCAGCAGTGCTGATCAGGCAGAACTGCTCACACGCATGAAGAACCTGGAACTGGAAAACAAGAGTCTATGTAAAG TGGTGGAGGACTTGCGTGCTGCTCTCTCTAAACTGGAGAGTCGAGTCTCTGTCCTGGAAAAAAGGCCTGCAGCCCCATTACCAGTGGTTAATGGAACAGCTCctaat AAAACACCACCTGCACCAGCAAacaatgatgaagatgatgatgatgatgatattgaCCTGTTTGACAGTGATGAAGAGGTGGATGAGGAGGCCGAGCGGCTCAAAGAGCAGCGGTTGCAGGAATATGCTGCCAAAAAGGCCAAAAAGCCTGCCCTTATCGCCAAATCCTCTATTTTGTTGGATGTCAAGCCT TGGGATGACGAGACAGACATGGCAAAACTAGAGGAGTGTGTAAGGTCAGTACAGGTTGACGGATTGCTGTGGGGAGCCTCCAAGCTGGTACCTGTTGGTTATGGTATTAAGAAGTTGCAGATCAATTGTGTGGTTGAGGATGACAAGGTGGGAACAGACCTGCTGGAAGAAGAAATCACTAAGTTTGAAGACTAT GTCCAGAGTGTGGATGTAGCAGCCTTCAATAAGATTTAA
- the eef1db gene encoding eukaryotic translation elongation factor 1 delta b (guanine nucleotide exchange protein) isoform X3: MPRRSPVNAGVDQIAAGISDCVTTEGLRGCLSSEVMQGLRSECAAVWFDCGVYERAESHYYVKLQEHQNGTTALARTRNNQETCHHGDQEACHHVVQTVWVNKPIFDQAECHFVAQYPKKTNSVTTPSSLQLSPANPSSNTLCDEGYLSQTPTPATPASRAINGLPFLPAPLHGVWLQKPLYDRAEAAFYQNLYRKSDPHYKPIGNDEDQVCFQDLSGTIVKETKLDRTEQQKHYNNGIKNEDRGWCHFLHADSERVWLDRSRYVEAETHFYETVAAKTNQSAIVHSSTSLKMTGVDYLAQERIWFDKPRYDEAERRFYERMNGPTLPTQDSGANSILQDIARARENIQKSLAGEKTSGGSSADQAELLTRMKNLELENKSLCKVVEDLRAALSKLESRVSVLEKRPAAPLPVVNGTAPNKSVFTPLPQKTPPAPANNDEDDDDDDIDLFDSDEEVDEEAERLKEQRLQEYAAKKAKKPALIAKSSILLDVKPWDDETDMAKLEECVRSVQVDGLLWGASKLVPVGYGIKKLQINCVVEDDKVGTDLLEEEITKFEDYVQSVDVAAFNKI; encoded by the exons ATGCCTCGGAGAAGTCCAGTAAATGCTGGTGTGGACCAGATTGCTGCTGGCATTTCAGACTGTGTGACTACGGAGGGCCTTAGGGGCTGTTTGTCCAGTGAGGTCATGCAAGGCCTGCGTTCAGAATGTGCTGCAGTGTGGTTCGACTGTGGCGTGtatgagagagcagagagccaCTACTATGTCAAGCTGCAAGAACATCAGAATGGAACCACTGCTCTGGCACGCACCAGGAACAACCAAGAAACCTGTCACCATGGTGACCAGGAGGCCTGTCACCATGTGGTTCAGACTGTCTGGGTCAATAAGCCCATCTTTGACCAAGCTGAATGCCATTTTGTAGCCCAGTATCCCAAAAAGACAAATTCAGTGACCACACCCAGTTCTCTCCAGTTGTCACCTGCTAACCCCTCCTCCAATACATTATGTGATGAAGGCTACCTTTCTCAAACCCCAACTCCTGCTACTCCTGCTTCAAGAGCAATCAATGGCCTCCCCTTTCTGCCTGCACCACTGCATGGGGTGTGGCTTCAGAAACCTCTGTATGACAGGGCAGAAGCAGCTTTCTATCAGAACCTGTACCGTAAAAGTGATCCCCATTACAAGCCCATTGGAAATGATGAAGACCAAGTATGCTTCCAGGACCTGAGTGGCACCATCGTCAAGGAAACCAAGCTTGACAGGACAGAGCAGCAGAAACATTACAACAATGGCATCAAGAATGAAGACAGAGGCTGGTGTCACTTTCTCCATGCGGATAGTGAGAGGGTGTGGCTTGACCGCAGTCGCTATGTGGAAGCGGAGACTCATTTCTACGAAACAGTTGCTGCCAAAACCAACCAATCTGCCATAGTCCACTCTAGCACATCACTGAA AATGACTGGAGTGGACTATTTGGCTCAGGAGAGGATATGGTTTGACAAGCCACGCTATGATGAGGCTGAACGAAGGTTTTATGAAAGGATGAATGGCCCTACACTACCTACACAG GACTCAGGAGCTAACAGTATTCTACAGGATATTGCCAGAGCTCGAGAGAACATCCAGAAGTCTCTTGCTGGG GAGAAGACTTCAGGAGGCAGCAGTGCTGATCAGGCAGAACTGCTCACACGCATGAAGAACCTGGAACTGGAAAACAAGAGTCTATGTAAAG TGGTGGAGGACTTGCGTGCTGCTCTCTCTAAACTGGAGAGTCGAGTCTCTGTCCTGGAAAAAAGGCCTGCAGCCCCATTACCAGTGGTTAATGGAACAGCTCctaat aaatctgTTTTCACTCCACTTCCCCAGAAAACACCACCTGCACCAGCAAacaatgatgaagatgatgatgatgatgatattgaCCTGTTTGACAGTGATGAAGAGGTGGATGAGGAGGCCGAGCGGCTCAAAGAGCAGCGGTTGCAGGAATATGCTGCCAAAAAGGCCAAAAAGCCTGCCCTTATCGCCAAATCCTCTATTTTGTTGGATGTCAAGCCT TGGGATGACGAGACAGACATGGCAAAACTAGAGGAGTGTGTAAGGTCAGTACAGGTTGACGGATTGCTGTGGGGAGCCTCCAAGCTGGTACCTGTTGGTTATGGTATTAAGAAGTTGCAGATCAATTGTGTGGTTGAGGATGACAAGGTGGGAACAGACCTGCTGGAAGAAGAAATCACTAAGTTTGAAGACTAT GTCCAGAGTGTGGATGTAGCAGCCTTCAATAAGATTTAA
- the eef1db gene encoding eukaryotic translation elongation factor 1 delta b (guanine nucleotide exchange protein) isoform X4 — MTGVDYLAQERIWFDKPRYDEAERRFYERMNGPTLPTQDSGANSILQDIARARENIQKSLAGLKTTLQPTRGSAQKSLSPSHISIEKTSGGSSADQAELLTRMKNLELENKSLCKVVEDLRAALSKLESRVSVLEKRPAAPLPVVNGTAPNKSVFTPLPQKTPPAPANNDEDDDDDDIDLFDSDEEVDEEAERLKEQRLQEYAAKKAKKPALIAKSSILLDVKPWDDETDMAKLEECVRSVQVDGLLWGASKLVPVGYGIKKLQINCVVEDDKVGTDLLEEEITKFEDYVQSVDVAAFNKI; from the exons ATGACTGGAGTGGACTATTTGGCTCAGGAGAGGATATGGTTTGACAAGCCACGCTATGATGAGGCTGAACGAAGGTTTTATGAAAGGATGAATGGCCCTACACTACCTACACAG GACTCAGGAGCTAACAGTATTCTACAGGATATTGCCAGAGCTCGAGAGAACATCCAGAAGTCTCTTGCTGGG TTGAAGACGACCTTGCAGCCAACTAGAGGCTCTGCTCAAAAATCTCTAAGCCCCTCCCACATCTCCATT GAGAAGACTTCAGGAGGCAGCAGTGCTGATCAGGCAGAACTGCTCACACGCATGAAGAACCTGGAACTGGAAAACAAGAGTCTATGTAAAG TGGTGGAGGACTTGCGTGCTGCTCTCTCTAAACTGGAGAGTCGAGTCTCTGTCCTGGAAAAAAGGCCTGCAGCCCCATTACCAGTGGTTAATGGAACAGCTCctaat aaatctgTTTTCACTCCACTTCCCCAGAAAACACCACCTGCACCAGCAAacaatgatgaagatgatgatgatgatgatattgaCCTGTTTGACAGTGATGAAGAGGTGGATGAGGAGGCCGAGCGGCTCAAAGAGCAGCGGTTGCAGGAATATGCTGCCAAAAAGGCCAAAAAGCCTGCCCTTATCGCCAAATCCTCTATTTTGTTGGATGTCAAGCCT TGGGATGACGAGACAGACATGGCAAAACTAGAGGAGTGTGTAAGGTCAGTACAGGTTGACGGATTGCTGTGGGGAGCCTCCAAGCTGGTACCTGTTGGTTATGGTATTAAGAAGTTGCAGATCAATTGTGTGGTTGAGGATGACAAGGTGGGAACAGACCTGCTGGAAGAAGAAATCACTAAGTTTGAAGACTAT GTCCAGAGTGTGGATGTAGCAGCCTTCAATAAGATTTAA
- the pycr3 gene encoding pyrroline-5-carboxylate reductase 3 isoform X1: MDELSQLKIGFIGAGNMAFGIARGILKSGDVPSSNVIISAPSRNNFPRFEDMGVAVTHSNKEVVDHSRLVFLAVKPHLIRTVLNGISEHVTRQHIIISVAAGITLATLEELLPVGSCVMRLMPNLPCMLQEGALLLACGKGAGQDVESLLKRLLSPCGLVEVGPETWIDVHTGLSGSGVAFVYLFAEALAEGAVKMGMPSELAQRIAAQTIIGAGQLLRDGGKHPAQLRAEVCTPGGTTIYGLHALEKGGLRAATMGAVEAATERARELGCK, from the exons ATGGATGAACTGTCTCAGCTGAAGATTGGCTTCATTGGTGCGGGGAATATGGCTTTCGGAATAGCACGGGGCATCCTTAAATCAG GTGATGTTCCCTCATCCAATGTGATCATAAGCGCTCCATCCAGAAACAATTTCCCCCGGTTTGAG GATATGGGAGTTGCAGTCACACACTCAAATAAGGAAGTGGTTGATCACTCACGTTTGGTTTTCCTGGCAGTCAAACCACACCTCATCCGCACAGTCCTAAATGGCATTTCAGAACATGTCACCAGACAACACATCATCATCTCAGTGGCAGCTGGCATCACCCTGGCAACACTGGAGGAG TTGTTGCCGGTTGGCTCCTGTGTGATGCGTTTGATGCCCAACCTTCCCTGCATGCTCCAGGAAGGAGCCCTTCTGCTGGCTTGTGGAAAAGGGGCTGGGCAGGATGTGGAGTCTCTACTGAAGAGGCTCCTCTCTCCTTGTGGATTGGTGGAAGTGGGGCCTGAGACCTGGATCGATGTCCACACAGGCCTGAGTGGCAGTGGCGTGGCTTTT GTGTACTTGTTTGCTGAGGCTTTGGCAGAAGGAGCTGTTAAAATGGGAATGCCCAGTGAACTGGCTCAGCGTATTGCTGCCCAGACTATAATA GGGGCAGGTCAGTTGTTACGAGATGGAGGGAAGCACCCAGCTCAGCTGAGGGCAGAGGTGTGTACTCCAGGAGGAACTACAATATATGGACTTCACGCCCTGGAAAAGGGAGGACTCAGGGCAGCCACAATGGGGGCTGTAGAGGCAGCCACGGAAAGAGCAAGAGAATTGGGATGTAAGTAG
- the pycr3 gene encoding pyrroline-5-carboxylate reductase 3 isoform X2 → MGVAVTHSNKEVVDHSRLVFLAVKPHLIRTVLNGISEHVTRQHIIISVAAGITLATLEELLPVGSCVMRLMPNLPCMLQEGALLLACGKGAGQDVESLLKRLLSPCGLVEVGPETWIDVHTGLSGSGVAFVYLFAEALAEGAVKMGMPSELAQRIAAQTIIGAGQLLRDGGKHPAQLRAEVCTPGGTTIYGLHALEKGGLRAATMGAVEAATERARELGCK, encoded by the exons ATGGGAGTTGCAGTCACACACTCAAATAAGGAAGTGGTTGATCACTCACGTTTGGTTTTCCTGGCAGTCAAACCACACCTCATCCGCACAGTCCTAAATGGCATTTCAGAACATGTCACCAGACAACACATCATCATCTCAGTGGCAGCTGGCATCACCCTGGCAACACTGGAGGAG TTGTTGCCGGTTGGCTCCTGTGTGATGCGTTTGATGCCCAACCTTCCCTGCATGCTCCAGGAAGGAGCCCTTCTGCTGGCTTGTGGAAAAGGGGCTGGGCAGGATGTGGAGTCTCTACTGAAGAGGCTCCTCTCTCCTTGTGGATTGGTGGAAGTGGGGCCTGAGACCTGGATCGATGTCCACACAGGCCTGAGTGGCAGTGGCGTGGCTTTT GTGTACTTGTTTGCTGAGGCTTTGGCAGAAGGAGCTGTTAAAATGGGAATGCCCAGTGAACTGGCTCAGCGTATTGCTGCCCAGACTATAATA GGGGCAGGTCAGTTGTTACGAGATGGAGGGAAGCACCCAGCTCAGCTGAGGGCAGAGGTGTGTACTCCAGGAGGAACTACAATATATGGACTTCACGCCCTGGAAAAGGGAGGACTCAGGGCAGCCACAATGGGGGCTGTAGAGGCAGCCACGGAAAGAGCAAGAGAATTGGGATGTAAGTAG